In Deinococcus sp. QL22, the following are encoded in one genomic region:
- the nuoD gene encoding NADH dehydrogenase (quinone) subunit D: protein MTVTQPKKPVAVERDIETSGALMHTEIMSLNVGPQHPSTHGVLRLVVDMDGEYVIKVTPHMGYLHTGFEKTFENRTYQQGVTYAPRTDYLHCFGHELAYVLGVEKLLQAEVPERATIVRVILHELGRIHSHLVFVGTGMLDLGALTPFFYAFREKEALQDLFESVCGYRMNQGYFRVGGLSRDIPEDWPARVSVFLEQFEKGVTEYENLFAKNPIFLDRATGVGVIPRDVALDLGLTGPNLRASGVALDHRKANPYCGYENYQFDVPVSTAGDSLARFQLRLMEFRESAKIVRQALKMLKPGPVKDPNRKISLPPRHELETSMEAVIHHFKLVTEGFHPPVGEVYVPVESARGEVGYYIVSDGGSMPYRVKIRAPSFVNLQALEYACVGSQFADLITILATIDPVLGDVDR from the coding sequence ATGACCGTTACACAGCCTAAAAAGCCCGTTGCAGTGGAGCGCGACATCGAAACTTCGGGCGCACTGATGCACACCGAGATCATGAGCCTGAACGTGGGGCCGCAGCATCCCAGTACGCACGGCGTCTTGCGGTTGGTGGTCGACATGGACGGCGAATACGTGATCAAGGTGACGCCGCACATGGGCTACCTGCACACGGGTTTCGAGAAAACATTCGAGAACCGCACCTACCAGCAGGGCGTGACCTACGCGCCGCGCACCGATTACCTGCACTGCTTTGGGCACGAGCTGGCCTACGTGCTGGGCGTGGAAAAACTGCTGCAAGCCGAGGTGCCGGAGCGGGCCACCATCGTCCGGGTCATCCTGCACGAACTGGGCCGGATTCACAGCCACTTGGTGTTCGTGGGCACGGGCATGCTGGACTTGGGAGCGTTGACGCCCTTCTTCTACGCCTTCCGCGAAAAGGAAGCCCTGCAAGACCTGTTCGAGTCGGTCTGCGGCTACCGCATGAATCAGGGCTATTTCCGCGTGGGCGGCCTGTCCCGCGATATTCCCGAAGACTGGCCTGCCCGCGTGTCGGTGTTCCTCGAGCAGTTTGAAAAGGGCGTGACCGAGTACGAGAACCTGTTCGCCAAGAACCCGATTTTCCTGGACCGCGCTACGGGCGTCGGCGTCATTCCGCGTGATGTGGCGCTGGATCTGGGCCTGACCGGGCCAAACTTGCGGGCCAGCGGCGTGGCGCTCGATCACCGCAAGGCCAACCCGTACTGCGGTTACGAAAACTACCAATTCGATGTGCCCGTCAGCACCGCCGGAGACAGCCTCGCCCGTTTCCAGTTGCGCCTGATGGAATTTCGCGAGAGTGCCAAAATCGTGCGGCAGGCCCTGAAAATGCTGAAGCCGGGGCCAGTGAAAGACCCCAACCGCAAGATCAGCTTGCCGCCACGCCACGAGCTTGAAACCAGCATGGAAGCGGTCATTCATCATTTCAAACTGGTCACGGAAGGCTTTCACCCGCCTGTGGGGGAAGTGTACGTGCCCGTAGAAAGCGCACGCGGAGAAGTGGGGTATTACATCGTGTCGGACGGCGGTTCTATGCCCTACCGAGTGAAAATCCGCGCCCCCAGCTTCGTGAATTTGCAGGCGTTGGAATATGCCTGCGTGGGCAGCCAATTCGCCGACTTGATCACCATTCTGGCAACGATTGACCCAGTGCTGGGGGACGTGGATCGGTGA
- the nuoE gene encoding NADH-quinone oxidoreductase subunit NuoE, giving the protein MSYFADKQPLVADIFSRYPASPQGRRSALMPLLREVQNAHGYVSEPQMAEIAALCGTTATEVRSVMSFYSTYHTVPTGKYHLQVCSTLMCSLAGSDELWDQLVETLDVQPGEVSPDGRFSVQKVECLGSCGTAPMMQIGDEGYYENVTPSKCARILAALHADAPPAPDNLVPVTVNAEGRQTLANGEMVGASIGGLSPLTGGAA; this is encoded by the coding sequence TTGAGTTACTTTGCAGACAAACAACCCCTCGTGGCCGATATTTTCAGCCGCTATCCGGCCTCGCCGCAGGGCCGCCGCTCGGCGCTGATGCCGCTGCTGCGTGAGGTACAGAACGCGCACGGCTACGTGTCCGAGCCGCAGATGGCTGAAATTGCTGCCCTGTGTGGCACGACGGCCACCGAAGTTCGCAGCGTCATGAGCTTCTATTCGACCTACCACACGGTTCCTACGGGCAAATATCATCTGCAAGTCTGCTCCACGCTGATGTGTTCCTTGGCGGGCAGCGACGAACTGTGGGATCAACTTGTAGAGACGCTGGATGTGCAACCTGGTGAAGTGTCGCCCGATGGCCGATTTAGCGTGCAGAAGGTGGAATGCCTCGGCTCCTGTGGCACGGCCCCCATGATGCAGATCGGCGATGAGGGCTACTACGAAAACGTGACGCCTAGCAAGTGCGCCCGCATTCTGGCCGCCCTGCACGCCGACGCGCCGCCCGCGCCCGACAATCTGGTGCCCGTGACCGTGAACGCCGAGGGGCGGCAAACGCTGGCCAACGGAGAAATGGTCGGGGCCAGCATCGGCGGCCTTTCTCCCCTGACCGGAGGCGCCGCATGA
- the nuoF gene encoding NADH-quinone oxidoreductase subunit NuoF: MTATLTPPKPITSGKDPRFAPTLYAHVGQDQSWTLEYYRQHGGYQAVTRAFAIGNDAVIDEVKKSGLRGRGGAGFATGLKWSFMPLNDGKPHYIICNADESEPGSFKDRYLLSEDPHQLIEGMIIAAFAMRASVGYIYIRGEYVHAAERIWAAIHEARDAGLLGQNILGSGFDFQIHLHRGAGAYICGEETALMNSLEGLRANPRLKPPFPAAAGLYGLPTTINNVETFCAATQILKFGPDWHAGMGTEKSKGMKLFQISGPVARPGVYELPLGTTFRELIFDWAGGPLEEIKAVIPGGSSCPMLPYEDKTLDTPMDYEAIAAAGSMLGTGGVTLIPKADCIVNATWNMVRFYAHESCGKCTPCREGISSWMVRMYEKQVRGHGQPGDVQLILDMSENIGGRSFCALADACLGPVLSSIKLFREEYDALANTQTPLYGSRKRWKET, translated from the coding sequence ATGACCGCCACCCTGACGCCGCCTAAGCCCATCACCAGCGGCAAAGACCCCCGCTTTGCGCCCACGCTCTACGCCCATGTGGGCCAGGATCAGAGCTGGACGCTGGAGTATTACCGCCAGCACGGGGGCTATCAGGCCGTCACGCGGGCCTTTGCCATCGGCAACGACGCGGTTATTGATGAGGTCAAGAAATCCGGCCTGCGCGGACGCGGCGGCGCAGGTTTTGCCACTGGCCTCAAGTGGTCGTTTATGCCCCTCAACGACGGCAAACCGCACTACATCATCTGCAACGCCGACGAGTCCGAACCCGGTTCCTTCAAAGACCGCTACCTGCTCTCCGAAGACCCGCACCAGCTGATTGAGGGCATGATTATCGCCGCGTTTGCGATGCGGGCCAGTGTGGGCTACATCTACATCCGGGGCGAGTACGTGCACGCCGCCGAGCGCATCTGGGCCGCCATTCACGAGGCGCGGGATGCCGGGCTGCTGGGCCAGAACATTCTGGGCAGCGGCTTCGATTTCCAGATTCACCTGCATCGGGGCGCGGGTGCGTACATCTGCGGCGAAGAAACCGCGCTGATGAACTCCCTGGAGGGACTGCGGGCCAATCCGCGCCTCAAGCCGCCGTTTCCTGCCGCCGCTGGTCTATACGGACTGCCCACCACTATCAATAACGTGGAAACCTTCTGCGCCGCCACCCAGATCCTGAAATTTGGCCCCGATTGGCATGCGGGCATGGGCACCGAAAAGAGCAAGGGCATGAAGCTGTTTCAGATCAGCGGCCCCGTGGCGCGGCCCGGCGTGTACGAGTTGCCGCTGGGAACCACCTTCCGCGAACTGATTTTTGACTGGGCGGGTGGCCCCCTCGAAGAGATCAAGGCCGTGATTCCGGGCGGTTCCAGTTGCCCCATGCTGCCCTACGAGGACAAAACGCTGGATACGCCGATGGATTACGAGGCCATCGCCGCTGCTGGAAGCATGTTGGGCACAGGCGGCGTCACGCTGATTCCGAAGGCCGACTGCATCGTCAACGCCACTTGGAACATGGTGCGCTTTTACGCCCACGAATCCTGCGGCAAATGCACGCCCTGCCGCGAGGGAATCTCCAGTTGGATGGTCAGGATGTACGAAAAACAGGTGCGCGGTCACGGACAACCCGGCGACGTGCAACTGATTCTTGATATGTCCGAAAATATCGGTGGCCGCAGCTTTTGCGCGTTGGCAGATGCCTGCCTCGGCCCGGTGCTGAGCAGCATCAAACTGTTCAGGGAAGAATATGACGCGCTGGCGAATACGCAAACGCCGCTGTATGGGTCGCGCAAAAGGTGGAAAGAGACATGA
- the nuoG gene encoding NADH-quinone oxidoreductase subunit NuoG: MKVTIDGVQVELPAGTSAIDAVFHAGQDVPFFCAHSYLSPVGACRMCLIESGSPRKNPDGSFVMEGEGDAATPKIFWFPKPMASCTMQATEGMHIRTAATSDVVAKAQAGMMEFTLLNHPLDCPTCDKGGACELQDRAFEYGYGASRFGFDRRHADKHYPLSDFVILDQERCIHCKRCVRYFEEVPGQEVLDFIERGGHTFIDTEEGGLPTGFQGNITDICPVGALLDNVARFRGRNWEYDHTPTTCTLCPAGCSITADARNGRLERVVARENREVNEAWICDAGRFGHVFASEARLTRPLVRVNGELVETGWDEAIAAIRAGLGGMNTADLALFLHADSTLEEGAALEALAALTGTNSVDHWPRYPAEILSNATLNDIATADAVVVLGADLGEEAPIVELRVLEMLRGGILPPEYAHGTAIADLRLVERPARKPEKLAVIGSASRLSGNAGTFVEAANVDLLTLIRPDSEGARAALNLLNSAKNPVLILGADVLNGASAGAFATQLSDLMARTGAKVMAIPAAANSSGLAHLNLVPRSGGQGYSAINHTRAAFISRLDPVATGQSLGGFTIVHDTHLTATAQAADVVLPAVTNYEKRGTTVNVEGRLLPLQQAALNAGEAADLTRTLAALAEALGLRTRIRGLKSAQALLQTRLGVDVTDLPEAGAIRPLGPVYDAPTGQTHRPQLWTERMTLKPDPWKATWVDRIESLVDNKWELPMAGTGTSVTESSVTGGDD, encoded by the coding sequence ATGAAAGTCACCATTGATGGCGTCCAAGTCGAACTGCCTGCGGGAACATCGGCCATCGACGCCGTGTTCCACGCGGGGCAGGATGTGCCGTTTTTCTGCGCCCACTCCTACCTGTCGCCTGTGGGCGCGTGCCGGATGTGCCTGATCGAATCGGGCAGCCCACGCAAAAACCCGGACGGCTCCTTTGTGATGGAAGGGGAAGGCGACGCCGCCACCCCCAAGATTTTCTGGTTCCCCAAACCGATGGCGTCCTGCACCATGCAGGCCACCGAGGGGATGCACATTCGCACCGCCGCCACGTCCGATGTGGTTGCCAAAGCGCAGGCGGGCATGATGGAATTCACGCTGCTGAACCACCCGTTGGACTGCCCCACCTGCGACAAGGGCGGCGCGTGCGAGCTGCAAGACCGGGCCTTCGAGTACGGCTACGGCGCAAGCCGCTTCGGCTTTGACCGCCGCCACGCTGACAAGCATTACCCCCTCTCCGACTTTGTGATTCTGGATCAGGAGCGCTGCATTCACTGCAAACGCTGCGTGCGCTACTTCGAGGAAGTGCCGGGGCAGGAGGTGCTGGACTTTATCGAGCGCGGCGGGCATACCTTCATCGACACCGAGGAGGGTGGCCTGCCCACCGGGTTCCAGGGCAACATCACCGATATTTGCCCGGTGGGAGCGCTGCTGGACAACGTGGCCCGCTTCCGGGGCCGCAACTGGGAATACGACCACACGCCCACGACCTGTACCCTCTGCCCCGCCGGATGCTCGATTACTGCCGACGCCCGCAATGGTCGCCTGGAGCGCGTGGTGGCCCGCGAAAACCGGGAAGTCAACGAGGCCTGGATTTGCGACGCGGGCCGTTTCGGGCACGTCTTCGCCTCCGAGGCCCGCCTAACCAGGCCGCTGGTGCGCGTCAACGGCGAACTGGTGGAAACGGGCTGGGATGAAGCCATCGCCGCCATCCGTGCGGGCTTGGGCGGCATGAACACCGCCGATCTCGCCCTGTTCCTGCACGCCGACTCCACGCTGGAAGAAGGCGCGGCGCTGGAAGCCCTGGCCGCGCTGACGGGCACGAATTCGGTGGATCACTGGCCCCGCTACCCCGCCGAAATTCTGTCGAACGCCACCCTGAACGACATTGCCACTGCCGACGCTGTGGTGGTGCTGGGTGCAGATTTAGGCGAAGAAGCCCCGATTGTGGAACTGCGTGTGCTGGAAATGCTCCGCGGCGGCATCTTGCCCCCCGAATACGCGCACGGCACGGCCATTGCCGATCTGCGACTGGTCGAACGGCCTGCGCGGAAGCCGGAAAAGCTGGCCGTTATCGGTTCCGCGTCCCGCTTGTCGGGCAATGCCGGAACCTTCGTGGAGGCTGCCAACGTTGACCTGCTGACCCTGATTCGCCCCGATTCCGAGGGCGCACGGGCCGCCCTGAATCTGCTGAACAGTGCCAAAAATCCAGTGCTGATCCTGGGAGCCGACGTGCTGAACGGGGCTTCTGCGGGCGCGTTTGCCACCCAACTGAGCGACCTCATGGCCCGCACCGGGGCCAAAGTCATGGCGATTCCAGCCGCCGCCAACAGCAGTGGACTCGCACATCTGAACCTTGTACCGCGCAGTGGGGGGCAGGGCTACTCTGCCATCAATCACACGCGGGCGGCCTTCATTTCCCGTCTCGACCCAGTGGCAACAGGCCAGAGCTTGGGCGGCTTTACCATCGTCCACGACACGCACCTGACGGCCACCGCGCAGGCCGCCGACGTGGTGCTGCCCGCCGTCACCAACTACGAAAAACGCGGCACCACCGTGAATGTAGAAGGCCGCCTATTGCCCCTGCAACAGGCTGCCCTGAACGCAGGCGAGGCCGCCGACCTGACCCGCACGCTGGCGGCATTGGCCGAAGCTTTGGGCCTCCGCACCCGCATTCGTGGCCTGAAATCGGCACAGGCCCTCCTTCAGACCCGCCTCGGCGTGGACGTGACCGACCTCCCCGAAGCCGGAGCCATTCGGCCCCTTGGCCCCGTGTACGACGCGCCCACCGGACAAACGCACCGCCCGCAACTCTGGACAGAGCGCATGACCCTGAAGCCCGATCCGTGGAAGGCCACCTGGGTAGACCGCATCGAGAGTCTGGTGGACAACAAGTGGGAACTGCCGATGGCTGGGACTGGGACTAGCGTGACTGAGTCTAGCGTGACTGGGGGCGATGACTGA
- the nuoH gene encoding NADH-quinone oxidoreductase subunit NuoH produces MPDWIIQLLITLLKGVGVALGLLTTFAYMTLIERRLLARMQIRLGPNRVGPMGLLQPLADAIKSIFKEDLTVTLADKLVYTLAPIIAIGCALTAFGGLPAGPAGSLFGADPWVYNLDAGLLALLAITSMGVYGIFLGGWASGSKYPILGGLRSSAQMISYELGMGLSVLGLLMLVGSTSFHAITNWQANSGWLIMFQLTAFVLFLISSFAETNRTPFDLPEAEQEIVAGYLTEYSAIKWALFQMAEYVNMITASAVMATLFFGGYRGPAFLEGLIPGIASWPFIWLFAKIAAFLFLFIWVRATLPRLRYDQLMRFGWKLLLPVALANTVLTAAIIAFSTGRVRVLLLVLLGVTGVALLIGFSDRMRVLWTAPTVRREDANLSPARPAGGD; encoded by the coding sequence ATGCCAGATTGGATTATTCAACTGCTGATTACGCTGCTTAAGGGTGTGGGCGTGGCACTCGGTCTGCTGACCACCTTCGCCTACATGACCCTGATCGAGCGGCGGCTGTTGGCCCGCATGCAGATTCGGCTGGGGCCAAACCGCGTCGGCCCGATGGGACTCTTGCAGCCCCTCGCTGACGCCATCAAAAGCATTTTTAAGGAAGACCTGACGGTGACGCTGGCCGACAAGCTGGTGTACACCCTCGCGCCGATTATTGCCATCGGGTGTGCGCTGACCGCGTTTGGTGGCCTGCCCGCTGGCCCTGCCGGAAGCCTGTTCGGGGCCGATCCGTGGGTGTACAACCTCGATGCCGGACTGCTGGCGCTGCTGGCGATCACGTCTATGGGCGTGTACGGCATCTTCCTCGGCGGCTGGGCGTCGGGCAGCAAATACCCAATTTTGGGCGGCCTGCGCTCCAGCGCCCAGATGATTTCCTACGAACTCGGCATGGGCCTCAGCGTCCTTGGCCTGCTGATGCTCGTCGGCTCCACGTCCTTTCACGCCATCACCAACTGGCAGGCCAACAGCGGCTGGCTGATCATGTTTCAGCTCACGGCCTTTGTACTGTTCCTGATCAGTTCGTTTGCCGAAACCAACCGCACGCCCTTTGACCTGCCGGAAGCCGAGCAGGAAATCGTGGCGGGCTACCTGACCGAGTACAGCGCGATCAAGTGGGCGCTGTTTCAGATGGCCGAATACGTGAACATGATCACGGCGTCGGCAGTCATGGCGACCCTGTTTTTCGGCGGCTACCGGGGGCCAGCGTTCCTGGAGGGCCTGATCCCCGGCATCGCCAGTTGGCCCTTTATCTGGCTGTTCGCCAAGATCGCCGCGTTCCTGTTCCTGTTCATCTGGGTGCGCGCTACCCTGCCCCGCCTGCGCTACGACCAGCTGATGCGCTTTGGCTGGAAGCTGCTGCTGCCGGTGGCCCTTGCCAATACGGTGCTGACGGCGGCCATTATCGCCTTTTCCACGGGCCGGGTGCGCGTCCTGCTCCTCGTTCTGTTGGGCGTTACAGGTGTGGCCCTGCTTATCGGCTTCAGCGACCGGATGCGCGTGCTGTGGACGGCTCCCACCGTACGGCGTGAAGACGCCAACCTGTCTCCTGCGCGGCCTGCTGGGGGAGACTGA
- a CDS encoding DUF1963 domain-containing protein, whose protein sequence is MKDTQWPLSKATARPLRFIGQIDLTQPGLGLNDPTMAYLFVEIYDQQDDKYYEENFAVILQPRLSIGMGGPVGPVATEQEWLLDGKVVNEPDWAEMSERHSTAFEGSDEDFEAHTTAFGGPKLGGTPIAPEEISLPAGSEAGWQLLLQLPEHELDSDNPDNVPFVMDYGDGGTGWFLLSKNKKEARFAWMSN, encoded by the coding sequence ATGAAGGACACCCAGTGGCCCCTCAGCAAAGCCACTGCAAGGCCGCTCCGGTTTATTGGGCAGATTGATCTGACTCAGCCCGGACTTGGTTTGAATGATCCGACGATGGCTTACCTCTTTGTCGAAATCTACGACCAACAGGACGATAAATACTACGAAGAAAATTTTGCGGTCATCTTGCAACCTCGCCTCAGTATCGGCATGGGGGGGCCAGTTGGCCCAGTTGCCACTGAACAGGAATGGCTGCTAGACGGCAAAGTTGTGAACGAACCCGATTGGGCAGAAATGTCTGAGCGGCATTCCACGGCATTTGAAGGATCAGACGAAGATTTTGAAGCCCATACCACCGCTTTTGGTGGCCCCAAATTGGGCGGTACGCCCATAGCGCCGGAAGAAATTTCCTTGCCCGCTGGATCAGAGGCAGGCTGGCAACTCCTATTGCAACTGCCGGAGCATGAGCTGGACAGCGACAATCCCGACAACGTCCCTTTTGTTATGGATTACGGCGATGGTGGAACAGGTTGGTTTCTGCTCAGCAAGAATAAAAAGGAGGCGCGATTTGCATGGATGAGCAATTGA
- the nuoI gene encoding NADH-quinone oxidoreductase subunit NuoI gives MGVLEIAKGMGITLGKLFQKPVTVSYPEQRATLQPRFRGRHVLTRHPGTNLEKCIGCSLCAAACPAYAIYVEAAENDPANPTSPGERYASVYEINMLRCIFCGMCEEACPTGAVVMGNEFEMADYRYGDFVYAKEDMLVGVEGSLPQRREAARKGQPVRLGFKVEGGPRAELEGVTYPL, from the coding sequence ATGGGCGTCCTTGAGATCGCCAAGGGCATGGGCATCACGCTCGGCAAACTGTTTCAAAAGCCCGTAACTGTCAGCTACCCCGAACAGCGGGCCACCCTGCAACCCCGTTTTCGTGGGCGGCATGTGCTGACCCGGCACCCCGGTACCAACCTGGAAAAATGCATCGGCTGTAGCCTGTGCGCCGCCGCCTGCCCCGCCTACGCCATTTATGTAGAGGCCGCCGAAAACGACCCCGCCAACCCCACCAGCCCCGGCGAACGCTACGCCAGCGTGTACGAGATCAACATGCTGCGCTGCATTTTTTGCGGCATGTGCGAGGAAGCCTGCCCCACCGGAGCTGTCGTGATGGGCAATGAATTCGAAATGGCCGATTACCGATACGGCGACTTCGTGTACGCCAAAGAAGACATGCTGGTAGGCGTGGAAGGCAGCCTGCCCCAGCGGCGCGAGGCCGCCCGCAAGGGTCAGCCAGTGCGCCTCGGCTTCAAGGTGGAAGGCGGTCCAAGAGCCGAATTGGAGGGGGTGACTTACCCTCTATGA
- a CDS encoding NADH-quinone oxidoreductase subunit J, whose amino-acid sequence MMLAFIILGALSLVGGVITIAARNAVHAALGLVATLLCVGGLFATMNASFLAATQVIVYAGAIMVLFLFVIMLLNANQPVTGRDPVPFVRELAGIGGTLLAGAFVVLAFTYEDPRPLTESAALLRDGTAGAVGETLLTRFLLPFEAVSVLLLVAIVGAVALVQRPVPQPDGVPDTEPAGLPVSGQGLIFESTAQEPALKDALLKEGGRA is encoded by the coding sequence ATGATGCTCGCGTTTATCATCCTCGGCGCACTTTCCCTCGTGGGCGGCGTCATTACCATCGCGGCCCGCAATGCCGTTCACGCCGCGCTGGGCCTTGTCGCCACGTTGCTGTGTGTGGGCGGCCTGTTCGCCACCATGAATGCCTCGTTTTTGGCGGCCACACAGGTCATCGTGTACGCCGGGGCGATCATGGTGCTGTTCCTGTTCGTCATCATGCTCCTCAATGCCAATCAGCCCGTGACCGGGCGCGATCCTGTGCCCTTTGTGCGCGAACTGGCTGGAATTGGCGGCACGCTGCTGGCCGGGGCATTCGTGGTTCTGGCCTTTACCTACGAAGACCCCCGCCCCCTCACCGAATCGGCGGCGCTGCTGCGCGACGGCACGGCAGGCGCAGTGGGCGAAACCCTGCTGACCCGCTTTTTGCTCCCGTTCGAGGCGGTCAGTGTGCTATTGCTGGTTGCCATCGTGGGCGCAGTGGCGTTGGTGCAGCGGCCCGTCCCTCAGCCCGACGGCGTGCCCGACACCGAGCCCGCTGGCCTTCCCGTGTCCGGTCAGGGCCTGATTTTTGAATCTACCGCGCAGGAACCTGCCCTCAAAGACGCTCTACTGAAAGAAGGGGGGCGTGCCTGA
- the nuoK gene encoding NADH-quinone oxidoreductase subunit NuoK, with product MVPTTYYIALSGILFALGMIGVLTRRTAIMVFLSVELMLNASNIALVAFARSWGDLTGQTAVFIVMTLAAAEVAIGLAIIIAIFRKRETTNVDDLATLKG from the coding sequence ATGGTTCCCACCACGTATTACATCGCCCTGTCCGGCATCCTGTTCGCACTGGGCATGATCGGCGTGCTGACGCGCCGCACCGCCATCATGGTGTTCCTGAGCGTCGAACTGATGCTGAATGCGTCCAACATCGCGCTCGTCGCCTTTGCCCGCTCGTGGGGCGACCTGACCGGCCAAACCGCCGTGTTCATCGTCATGACGCTGGCCGCCGCCGAAGTCGCCATCGGCCTCGCCATCATCATCGCCATCTTCCGCAAGCGCGAAACCACCAACGTGGATGATCTCGCGACCCTCAAAGGCTGA